The Candidatus Dormiibacterota bacterium genome includes a region encoding these proteins:
- a CDS encoding DUF2252 domain-containing protein: protein MTAAAPGPGGPLHQRPVTTAEARARGRALRERVPRSSHAGWSAPADRPDPLALLEEQNRGRVPELVPIRWGRMLQSPLAFLRGSALVMATDLASTPASGLLVQAGGDAHLVNFGTFASPERTLLFDVNDFDETLTGPWEWDVKRLAASAVVAARDAGHPEPACTAAAREAVRSYRTRLAGYAALPVLDVWYSRVDAEAASTLFQRAGLEQYRRIIAAARKRTSQRVLPKLTELTEEGGRRIVDHPPLITHDELCHDRTELAAILEGYRESLSEAHRLLLGRFHLEDLARKVVGVGSVGTRCYIALLVTAEGEPLFLQLKQAMDSVLARWWATGPVPNNGRRVVAGQRVMQAASDIFLGWTQGGGVDFYVRQLYDMKGSPVVASMDGPALAEYVALCGWALARAHARSGDAAAISGYLGTGDAFDQAVTRFAADYATQTLHDHAALVEAVRAGRITAATEA, encoded by the coding sequence GTGACGGCTGCGGCACCCGGTCCCGGCGGTCCCCTCCACCAGCGCCCGGTCACCACCGCGGAGGCCCGCGCCCGCGGCCGGGCGCTCCGCGAGCGGGTCCCGCGCTCCAGTCACGCCGGCTGGTCGGCGCCGGCGGACCGTCCCGACCCGCTCGCCCTGCTCGAGGAGCAGAACCGCGGCCGGGTGCCCGAGCTGGTCCCGATCCGCTGGGGGCGGATGCTCCAGTCCCCGCTCGCGTTCCTGCGCGGCTCGGCGCTGGTGATGGCGACCGACCTCGCCTCCACCCCGGCGAGCGGCCTGCTCGTCCAGGCGGGCGGTGACGCCCACCTCGTCAACTTCGGTACCTTCGCGTCGCCGGAGCGCACCCTCCTCTTCGACGTCAACGACTTCGACGAGACCCTCACCGGGCCCTGGGAGTGGGACGTCAAGCGGCTCGCCGCCAGCGCCGTGGTGGCGGCGCGCGACGCCGGCCACCCCGAGCCGGCCTGCACCGCCGCCGCCCGCGAGGCGGTGCGCTCGTACCGCACCCGGCTGGCGGGCTACGCCGCCCTGCCGGTGCTCGACGTCTGGTACTCGCGGGTCGACGCCGAGGCGGCGAGCACCCTGTTCCAGCGCGCCGGCCTCGAGCAGTACCGGCGGATCATCGCCGCGGCGCGCAAGCGCACCTCGCAGCGGGTGCTCCCCAAGCTCACCGAGCTGACCGAGGAGGGCGGGCGCCGGATCGTCGACCATCCCCCGCTCATCACCCACGACGAGCTCTGCCACGACCGCACCGAGCTCGCCGCCATCCTCGAGGGGTATCGGGAGTCGCTGAGCGAGGCGCACCGGCTGCTGCTCGGCCGCTTCCACCTCGAGGACCTCGCCCGCAAGGTGGTGGGGGTGGGCAGCGTCGGCACCCGGTGCTACATCGCGCTGCTGGTCACCGCGGAGGGCGAGCCCCTGTTCCTCCAGCTGAAGCAGGCGATGGACTCGGTGCTCGCCCGCTGGTGGGCGACCGGACCGGTGCCCAACAACGGCCGGAGGGTGGTCGCCGGGCAGCGGGTGATGCAGGCGGCGAGCGACATCTTCCTCGGCTGGACCCAGGGGGGCGGGGTCGACTTCTACGTGCGCCAGCTCTACGACATGAAGGGGTCACCGGTGGTCGCCTCGATGGACGGGCCGGCGCTCGCCGAGTACGTGGCGCTCTGCGGCTGGGCGCTGGCCCGCGCCCACGCCCGCTCCGGCGACGCCGCGGCGATCAGCGGCTACCTCGGCACCGGCGACGCCTTCGACCAGGCGGTCACCCGCTTCGCCGCCGACTACGCGACCCAGACGCTGCACGACCACGCCGCGCTCGTCGAGGCGGTGCGCGCCGGCCGGATCACCGCCGCGACCGAGGCCTGA
- a CDS encoding ROK family protein, whose translation MPAGLAMGVPGPLDPNAGVVYAAPNLPGWEGLEAARLLGGILGCPVVLQNDANLAGFAEWTLGTGRGTRDFVFVTVSTGVGGGMVLDGELYTGAAGTAGELGHISVDPSGPPCHQGHPGCLEGVASGTAIAVRARAALAAGEPSRLAAAGDGLDARDVQAAAEAGDPLARRLFDDAGHALGRALGGLVNVLSPEVVAIGGGLSQAGDLLLAPLRATLPEIAFAVPLRRCRVVLAALGTDSGLVGATAWAVRRFGRASG comes from the coding sequence GTGCCGGCGGGGCTGGCGATGGGGGTGCCCGGGCCGCTCGACCCCAACGCCGGGGTGGTCTACGCCGCCCCCAACCTGCCCGGCTGGGAGGGGCTGGAGGCCGCCCGCCTGCTCGGCGGCATCCTGGGGTGCCCGGTGGTTCTCCAGAACGACGCCAACCTGGCCGGCTTCGCGGAGTGGACGCTGGGGACGGGTCGCGGCACCCGGGATTTCGTCTTCGTCACCGTCAGCACCGGGGTGGGCGGCGGCATGGTGCTCGACGGCGAGCTCTACACCGGCGCGGCGGGCACCGCCGGCGAGCTCGGTCACATCTCCGTCGACCCCTCCGGCCCGCCCTGCCACCAGGGCCATCCGGGCTGCCTCGAGGGGGTGGCGTCGGGCACCGCGATCGCCGTGCGCGCCCGGGCCGCCCTCGCCGCCGGCGAGCCCTCGCGGCTGGCGGCCGCCGGCGACGGCCTCGACGCCCGCGACGTCCAGGCCGCGGCCGAGGCGGGCGACCCGCTCGCCCGCCGCCTCTTCGACGACGCCGGCCATGCCCTCGGTCGCGCCCTCGGTGGCCTCGTCAACGTGCTCAGCCCCGAGGTGGTCGCCATCGGCGGCGGGCTCAGCCAGGCCGGAGACCTGCTCCTCGCCCCGCTGCGGGCCACGCTCCCGGAGATCGCCTTCGCGGTGCCGCTGCGGCGGTGCCGGGTCGTCCTCGCCGCCCTCGGCACCGACTCCGGGCTGGTCGGGGCGACCGCCTGGGCGGTGCGCCGGTTCGGGCGCGCCTCGGGCTGA